In the Paenibacillus sp. FSL H7-0357 genome, one interval contains:
- the pepF gene encoding oligoendopeptidase F: protein MEQLLKRSEVPAENRWKLEDMFASQKEWDAEYAEVKELIKKTADFQGKLDSSDKLKACFELDDQLSLLTERLYVYAHMRQDEDTAAPTYQALTQKAKKLSVEAGEALSFVTPEILSLPDETLDRFIADPSLSAYTFTLTEMKREKAHVLSKAEEALLAQVGNISQAPQTIFSMLNNADLKFPKVKNEEGKEVELTHGSYIQFLESPDREVRRNAFKAVYETYGKQKNTIASTLSANVNKNVFYSRVRKYPSVLEMSLYGDNIPKEVYTNLIDTIHESLPLMHRYMKLRQKLLGVDELHMYDLFAPLVDEYKLDITFEEAKKITKEGLKPLGEDYLSVLQEGYDNGWIDIYENENKRTGAYSWGSYGTHPYVLLNHNDNLNSMFTLAHEMGHALHSYYSDNALKYRDAQYTIFLAEVASTTNEALLMDYLLNKSTDPKEKMYLLTYYADQFRTTVFRQTMFAEFEKIIHQRAEDGESLTPQDLSAVYYDLNVKYYGKDMVVDKDIEMEWARIPHFYNSFYVYKYATGFSAATSFAKQILEEGKPAVDRYLGFLKSGGSDYSINILSKAGVDMSSPEPIREAMSVFESVIEQMEQLTK from the coding sequence ATGGAACAATTATTGAAGAGAAGTGAAGTACCCGCCGAGAACCGCTGGAAGCTTGAAGATATGTTTGCTTCACAGAAGGAATGGGATGCAGAATATGCTGAAGTTAAAGAGCTGATCAAGAAAACGGCTGATTTCCAGGGAAAGCTTGATTCTTCCGACAAGCTGAAGGCCTGCTTCGAGCTCGATGACCAGCTGTCGCTGCTGACTGAACGCCTGTATGTATATGCTCATATGCGTCAGGATGAAGATACGGCTGCCCCAACCTATCAGGCACTTACCCAAAAAGCGAAAAAGCTTAGTGTCGAAGCCGGAGAAGCTCTCTCTTTTGTAACACCTGAGATTCTGTCCCTGCCGGATGAGACTTTGGACCGGTTCATTGCTGACCCTTCCTTATCGGCTTACACGTTCACTTTGACGGAAATGAAGCGCGAAAAGGCACATGTCCTGTCCAAAGCGGAAGAAGCCCTGCTCGCTCAGGTTGGCAATATCTCCCAGGCACCGCAAACGATCTTCAGCATGCTGAACAATGCGGACCTGAAGTTCCCCAAGGTCAAGAATGAAGAAGGCAAGGAAGTAGAGCTGACACACGGCAGCTATATCCAGTTCCTGGAGAGCCCTGACCGCGAAGTGCGGCGGAATGCTTTTAAGGCAGTCTATGAAACTTATGGCAAGCAAAAAAACACCATTGCCTCCACCCTTAGTGCAAATGTGAATAAGAACGTATTCTACTCACGTGTGCGCAAGTATCCGTCCGTTCTGGAAATGTCGCTGTACGGTGACAACATTCCAAAAGAGGTATATACCAACCTGATCGACACCATTCACGAAAGCCTGCCGCTGATGCACCGTTACATGAAGCTGCGCCAGAAGCTGCTCGGGGTTGACGAGTTACATATGTATGACCTGTTCGCTCCGCTTGTGGACGAATATAAGCTGGACATTACCTTTGAAGAAGCCAAGAAAATCACCAAAGAAGGCCTGAAGCCTCTCGGCGAAGATTACCTGAGTGTGCTGCAGGAAGGCTATGACAATGGCTGGATCGATATTTACGAGAATGAGAACAAACGCACCGGCGCCTACAGCTGGGGTTCCTACGGCACCCATCCTTATGTGCTGCTGAACCATAACGACAACCTGAACAGCATGTTCACGCTGGCGCATGAAATGGGCCACGCCCTTCACTCCTACTATTCGGACAATGCGCTGAAATACCGGGATGCACAGTACACCATTTTCCTTGCGGAAGTGGCTTCCACAACTAACGAAGCGCTGCTGATGGATTATCTGCTGAACAAGTCGACTGATCCGAAGGAAAAAATGTACCTGCTTACCTATTATGCCGACCAGTTCCGGACTACAGTATTCCGGCAAACAATGTTCGCCGAGTTCGAGAAAATCATTCACCAGCGCGCGGAAGACGGCGAATCGCTTACTCCGCAGGATCTTTCGGCTGTGTACTATGACCTTAACGTCAAATACTATGGCAAAGACATGGTTGTGGACAAAGATATCGAAATGGAATGGGCACGGATTCCGCATTTCTACAACAGCTTCTACGTCTACAAATATGCTACCGGCTTCTCGGCTGCAACCAGCTTCGCGAAGCAGATTCTTGAAGAAGGCAAACCGGCGGTGGACCGCTACCTTGGCTTCCTGAAGAGCGGCGGCAGTGACTATTCGATCAACATTCTGTCCAAAGCCGGAGTAGATATGTCTTCTCCTGAACCGATCCGCGAAGCTATGAGCGTGTTCGAAAGCGTGATTGAGCAAATGGAACAGTTGACCAAATAA
- a CDS encoding LapA family protein, which produces MKLQWSLILGLFFALLTAVFAVMNVDTVPVNFGFDVVSIPLILVILGCALIGGVVVGSYGIFRQYKLQKQIKGLTAELNKLRDAGSSLDSLGTQYDSLSTEHTTQH; this is translated from the coding sequence ATGAAATTGCAATGGTCGCTTATTCTCGGTCTTTTCTTCGCTCTGCTTACTGCTGTGTTCGCAGTCATGAACGTCGATACGGTACCGGTTAATTTCGGTTTTGATGTTGTCAGCATCCCGCTCATTCTCGTCATTCTGGGCTGTGCGCTGATCGGTGGAGTCGTTGTCGGTTCTTACGGCATTTTCCGCCAGTATAAGCTGCAGAAGCAGATTAAAGGACTGACAGCAGAGCTGAACAAACTGCGTGACGCAGGTAGTTCACTGGACTCTCTGGGTACACAGTATGACAGCCTTTCCACAGAACACACTACTCAACACTAG
- a CDS encoding cold shock domain-containing protein, which yields MKGTVKWFNAEKGYGFLQVEGGEDVFVHFSAIQGDGFKTLDEGQAVEFDITDGNRGPQAANVVKL from the coding sequence TTGAAAGGTACAGTAAAATGGTTTAACGCAGAAAAAGGTTATGGTTTCCTTCAAGTAGAAGGCGGCGAAGATGTATTCGTTCACTTCTCAGCAATTCAAGGCGACGGTTTCAAGACTTTGGACGAAGGTCAAGCAGTTGAATTCGATATCACTGACGGTAACCGTGGTCCTCAAGCAGCTAACGTAGTTAAATTATAA